Proteins from a genomic interval of Shewanella seohaensis:
- a CDS encoding pentapeptide repeat-containing protein — MTDVKTPMMARAAAEGRYFFSQQFIALAESQTQWQELEFEECEFHDCQFSDSTFHNCKFIDCRFVGCNLSLLKVPLSQFNGVSFEECKLVGIDWTRAAWPRLSFAAPFSFRTCILNDCSFMGLQLDEMVLEGCKAQDVDFREGKFNRANFSYSDFRHSLFGRTELMEADFSEATDYDIDIFNNKIKGAKFSRDEAIRLLNGLEITLVD, encoded by the coding sequence ATGACAGATGTAAAAACGCCGATGATGGCGCGCGCCGCTGCTGAGGGGCGATATTTTTTCTCGCAGCAATTTATCGCCTTGGCCGAAAGCCAAACCCAGTGGCAGGAGTTGGAGTTTGAAGAGTGCGAGTTCCACGATTGCCAGTTTAGCGATAGCACATTCCATAACTGTAAGTTTATCGATTGCCGTTTTGTGGGCTGTAACTTGAGCCTGCTCAAGGTGCCCTTAAGCCAATTTAACGGTGTGAGTTTTGAAGAATGTAAGTTGGTCGGCATAGATTGGACCCGCGCCGCTTGGCCGAGATTATCCTTTGCGGCGCCTTTTAGCTTTAGAACCTGTATTTTAAACGATTGCTCTTTTATGGGGCTTCAGCTCGATGAAATGGTGCTCGAGGGCTGTAAGGCACAGGATGTGGATTTCCGTGAGGGCAAGTTTAATCGCGCCAACTTTAGTTACAGCGATTTTCGCCACAGCTTATTCGGCCGCACCGAGTTGATGGAGGCGGATTTCTCCGAGGCGACCGATTACGATATCGATATTTTTAACAATAAAATTAAGGGCGCTAAGTTTAGTCGCGACGAAGCGATTCGCCTATTAAATGGCTTAGAGATCACCTTGGTTGACTAA